DNA sequence from the Tissierellales bacterium genome:
TTTTCCTCAAAAAATCACCTCACTTACAAAATATTGTCTTTTTTATTTATACCCAAAAAAGTATCCAAAAAATTTATGATACGATACGGAAATTTTTTGGATACTTTTTAATATTTGGTTCAATGCATTTGTTAAGGGAAAAAACGTATTTTATTTGAGACTATTTAGTCTCTCGATAATAAAATACGAAAAAACTATTAGATTTGTAAACGTCTAAAAATTATTTTTTTAATTATTTTTCTAAAATAACTTTTATTTCTTCGACATCTTTTTTTACATCTTCAACTACATTGAATTTTTCAGAAAGAGTTGTAATGATATCTTGATATTTGCTTTCACGCTCTTCCTGTCTTAAATCACGTTTTTCCTGATTTTTTAAAATATAATAAATCAGTCCTACACTCAGCGCTGACCAGACGCCTTGAGTTGCCGCGAGCTCTAAAATCTTTGATTCCACTATTATCACCTCCAATCATCTTTAAAAAGTACTTTAAGTGTTTCTAGTGCTCGCTTTCTAGTGCTATTTACTGCTTGCCTTGATACATTTAACTTTTTTGAAATCTCAGAATCAGAATAACCTTCAAAATATCTCATGAACACTACTTGTTTTTGAAGATCAGTCAAAGTTGAAATAAAATCGTGAAAGTGTAAATCACTTTCTGATGAATCTAAAGCTATAGAATTATTAAGAGTATGTACATCGGATACTAAAAGTAATTCTTGCCTATTTTTCAAATGCTTTCTATAGAGATCAATTCTTTTGTTGTTTAAAGAATCGTATATATAGTTTACAAGTCTTCCTTCATCGCTTTCTGAAAATCTTTCTAATTTTATATTGTCTATTAGCTGAATAAATTCGATGATTAAATCTGTTTCAGCCTCCGGATAATACAATTTTCTAGCAAATTTTTTAAAGCACATTTCAAATTTTTTGATTAAAGCTATTACATCTTCTGAACTTCCATTTTGGGCATTCTTTAGACAGTGATACAACATATTTACTTCATCCTTTCTCGTCTAAA
Encoded proteins:
- a CDS encoding BhlA/UviB family holin-like peptide, whose amino-acid sequence is MESKILELAATQGVWSALSVGLIYYILKNQEKRDLRQEERESKYQDIITTLSEKFNVVEDVKKDVEEIKVILEK
- a CDS encoding sigma-70 family RNA polymerase sigma factor → MLYHCLKNAQNGSSEDVIALIKKFEMCFKKFARKLYYPEAETDLIIEFIQLIDNIKLERFSESDEGRLVNYIYDSLNNKRIDLYRKHLKNRQELLLVSDVHTLNNSIALDSSESDLHFHDFISTLTDLQKQVVFMRYFEGYSDSEISKKLNVSRQAVNSTRKRALETLKVLFKDDWR